In Leopardus geoffroyi isolate Oge1 chromosome D1, O.geoffroyi_Oge1_pat1.0, whole genome shotgun sequence, a single window of DNA contains:
- the INPPL1 gene encoding phosphatidylinositol 3,4,5-trisphosphate 5-phosphatase 2 isoform X2, with protein sequence MASACGAPGPGGAGPGGALGSPAPAWYHRDLSRAAAEELLARAGRDGSFLVRDSESVAGAFALCVLYQKHVHTYRILPDGEDFLAVQTSQGVPVRRFQTLGELIGLYAQPNQGLVCALLLPVEREREPDPPDDRDASDGEDEKPPLPPRSGSTSISAPMGPGSPPAAPETPTTPAAESAPNGLSTVSHEYLKGSYGLDLEAVRGGASNLPHLTRTLATSCRRLHSEVDKVLSGLEILSKVFDQQSSPMVTRLLQQQNPPQTGEQELESLVLKLSVLKDFLSGIQKKALKALQDMSSTAPPAPLQPSIRKAKTIPVQAFEVKLDVTLGDLTKIGKSQKFTLSVDVEGGRLVLLRRQRDSQEDWTTFTHDRIRQLIKSQRVQNKLGVVFEKEKDRTQRKDFIFVSARKREAFCQLLQLMKNKHSKQDEPDMISVFIGTWNMGSVPPPKNVTSWFTSKGLGKTLDEVTVTIPHDIYVFGTQENSVGDREWLDLLRGGLKELTDLDYRPIAMQSLWNIKVAVLVKPEHENRISHVSTSSVKTGIANTLGNKGAVGVSFMFNGTSFGFVNCHLTSGNEKTARRNQNYLDILRLLSLGDRQLSAFDISLRFTHLFWFGDLNYRLDMDIQEILNYISRKEFEPLLRVDQLNLEREKHKVFLRFSEEEISFPPTYRYERGSRDTYAWHKQKPTGVRTNVPSWCDRILWKSYPETHIICNSYGCTDDIVTSDHSPVFGTFEVGVTSQFISKKGLSKTSDQAYIEFESIEAIVKTASRTKFFIEFYSTCLEEYKKSFENDAQSSDNINFLKVQWSSRQLPTLKPILADIEYLQDQHLLLTVKSMDGYESYGECVVALKSMIGSTAQQFLTFLSHRGEETGNIRGSMKVRVPTERLGTRERLYEWISIDKDEAGAKSKAPSVSRGSQDPRSGNRKPAPAEASCPLSRLFEEPEKPPPTGRPPAPPRAAPREEPLTSRLKAEGAPEPEGVAAPPPKNSFNNPAYYVLEGVPHQLLPPEPPSPARTPVPPATKNKVAITVPAPQLGRHRPPRVGEGSSSDEESGGTLPPPDFPPPPLPDSAIFLPPSLDPLTGPVVRGRSGGEARGPPPPKAHPRPPLPPGPSPTSTFLGEVASGDDRSCSVLQMAKTLSEVDYAPAGPGRSVLLPGPLELQPPRGLPSDYGRPLSFPPPRIRESIQEDLAEEAPCPQGGRASGLGEAGMGAWLRAIGLERYEEGLVHNGWDDLEFLSDITEEDLEEAGVQDPAHKRLLLDTLQLSK encoded by the exons GTATCAGAAGCATGTGCATACATACAGAATTCTACCTGATGGAGAAGACTTCCTGGCCGTGCAG ACCTCGCAGGGCGTGCCCGTGCGCCGCTTCCAGACCCTGGGCGAGCTCATCGGCCTGTATGCCCAGCCCAACCAGGGCCTTGTGTGCGCCTTGCTGCTCCCTGTGGAGCGGGAGCGAGAGCCAGACCCACCAGACGACCGTGATGCCTCAG ATGGGGAGGATGAGAAGCCCCCGCTGCCCCCACGCTCTGGCTCCACCAGTATTTCTGCCCCCATGGGGCCCGGCAGCCCCCCAGCAGCCCCTGAGACTCCCACAACTCCAGCTGCTGAGAG TGCTCCCAACGGGCTGAGTACTGTCTCGCACGAGTACCTGAAGGGTAGCTACGGACTGGACCTGGAGGCTGTGCGAGGTGGAGCCAGCAACCTGCCCCATCTTACCCGCACCCTGGCCACCTCCTGCCGGAGGCTGCACAG TGAGGTGGACAAGGTCCTGTCGGGCCTGGAGATCCTGTCCAAGGTGTTTGACCAGCAGAGCTCTCCCATGGTGACCCGCCTTTTGCAGCAGCAG AATCCACCACAGACTGGGGAGCAGGAACTAGAGAGCCTGGTGCTGAAGCTGTCCGTGTTAAAGGATTTCCTGTCAGGCATCCAGAAAAAG GCCCTGAAGGCCCTGCAGGACATGAGCTCCACAGCCCCGCCGGCGCCGCTGCAGCCATCCATACGTAAGGCCAAGACCATCCCCGTGCAGGCCTTTGAG GTGAAGCTGGATGTGACCCTGGGTGACCTGACCAAGATTGGGAAGTCACAGAAGTTCACGCTGAGCGTGGATGTGGAGGGTGGGCGGCTGGTGCTGCTGCGGAGACAGCGGGACTCACAGGAGGACTGGACGACCTTCACACACGACCGCA TCCGCCAGCTCATTAAGTCCCAGCGTGTCCAGAACAAGCTGGGAGTTGTGTTTGAGAAGGAGAAGGATCGGACGCAGCGCAAGGACTTCATCTTTGTCAGTGCCCGG AAGCGGGAGGCCTTCTGCCAGCTGCTGCAGCTCATGAAGAACAAGCACTCGAAGCAAGATGAGCCGGACATGATCTCTGTCTTCATAGGCACCTGGAATATGG GAAGCGTACCACCTCCGAAAAACGTGACATCTTGGTTCACATCGAAGGGTCTAGGGAAAACCCTGGATGAAGTCACAGTGACCATACCCCATGACATCTATGTCTTTGGGACCCAGGAGAACTCGGTGGGCGACCGCGAGTGGCTGGACCTACTACGCGGGggcctcaaggagctcacagatCTGGATTACCGCCCG ATTGCCATGCAGTCACTGTGGAACATCAAGGTGGCTGTGCTGGTCAAGCCAGAGCACGAGAACCGAATCAGCCACGTCAGTACATCCAGCGTGAAGACTGGCATCGCCAACACCCTGG GAAACAAGGGGGCTGTGGGTGTCTCCTTCATGTTTAATGGCACCTCATTTGGCTTTGTGAATTGCCACCTTACCTCGGGAAATGAGAAAACTGCCCG GCGGAACCAGAACTACCTGGACATCCTGCGGCTGCTCTCACTAGGTGACCGACAGCTCAGTGCCTTTGACATCTCTCTGCGTTTCACTCACCTCTTCTGGTTTGGGGACCTCAACTACCGCCTGGACATGGATATCCAG GAGATCCTGAACTACATCAGCAGGaaggagtttgagcccctgctcAGAGTGGACCAGCTCAACTTGGAGCGTGAGAAACACAAGGTCTTTCTTCGATTCA GTGAGGAGGAGatctccttcccacccacctaCCGCTATGAGCGGGGTTCCCGGGACACATATGCCTGGCACAAGCAGAAGCCAACTGGG GTCCGGACCAATGTGCCTTCATGGTGTGACCGGATTCTCTGGAAATCCTACCCTGAGACCCACATCATCTGCAATTCCTATG GTTGCACTGATGACATCGTCACCAGCGACCACTCCCCTGTGTTTGGGACATTTGAGGTTGGAGTTACCTCTCAGTTCATCTCTAAGAAAG GTCTCTCAAAGACTTCGGACCAGGCCTACATTGAGTTTGAGAGCATTGAGGCCATTGTGAAGACAGCCAGCCGCACCAAGTTCTTCATTGAATTCTATTCCACCTGCCTGGAGG agTACAAGAAGAGCTTTGAGAATGATGCCCAGAGCAGTGACAACATCAACTTCCTCAAGGTGCAGTGGTCTTCACGCCAACTGCCCACG CTCAAGCCAATTCTGGCTGACATCGAGTACCTGCAGGACCAGCACCTCCTGCTCACGGTCAAATCCATGGATGGCTACGAATCCTatg GGGAGTGTGTGGTTGCACTCAAGTCCATGATTGGCAGCACAGCACAGCAGTTCCTGACCTTCCTGTCCCACCGTGGCGAGGAGACAGGCAACATCCGTGGCTCCATGAAGGTGCGGGTGCCCACAGAGCGCCTGGGCACCCGTGAGCGACTCTACG agTGGATCAGCATTGATAAGGACGAGGCAGGAGCAAAGAGCAAAGCCCCCTCTGTGTCTCGAGGCAGCCAGGATCCCAG GTCAGGGAACCGCAAGCCAGCCCCTGCAGAGGCCTCCTGCCCACTGTCCAGGTTATTCGAAGAACCAGAGAAACCACCACCAACTGggaggcccccagccccacctcgaGCCGCTCCCCGGGAGGAGCCCTTGACCTCCAG GTTGAAGGCAGAGGGGGCTCCAGAGCCGGAAGGGGTGGCGGCCCCCCCACCCAAGAACAGCTTCAATAACCCTGCCTACTACGTCCTTGAAGGGGTCCCACACCAGCTGCTGCCCCCGGAGCCACCCTCGCCTGCCAGGACCCCTGTCCCACCTGCCACCAAGAACAAAGTGGCCATCACAGTGCCTGCTCCACAGCTTGGGCGCCACCGGCCCCCCCGTGTGGGAGAGGGGAGCTCATCAGATGAGGAGTCTGGGGGCACACTGCCCCCTCCAGActttccaccaccaccactgccagaCTCGGCCATCTTCCTGCCCCCCAGCCTGGACCCTTTGACAGGGCCAGTGGTCAGGGGCCGCAGTGGGGGTGAGGCCCGTGGCCCACCACCTCCCAAGGCCCATCCAAGACCCCCACTACCCCCAGGCCCCTCACCTACCAGCACTTTCCTGGGGGAGGTAGCCAGTGGGGACGATCGTTCCTGCTCAGTGCTGCAGATGGCCAAGACGCTGAGTGAGGTGGACTATGCTCCTGCTGGGCCTGGCCGCTCAGTGCTTCTGCCAGGCCCCCTGGAGCTGCAGCCACCCCGAGGACTGCCCTCAGACTATGGTCGGCCTCTCAGCTTCCCTCCACCTCGCATCAGAGAGAGCATCCAGGAGGACCTGGCAGAGGAG GCTCCGTGCCCGCAGGGCGGGCGGGCCAGCGGGCTGGGCGAGGCGGGCATGGGCGCCTGGCTGCGGGCCATCGGTTTGGAGCGCTATGAGGAGGGCCTGGTGCACAATGGCTGGGACGACCTGGAGTTTctcag CGACATCACCGAGGAGGACCTGGAGGAGGCCGGGGTGCAGGACCCGGCTCACAAGCGCCTCCTTCTGGACACCCTGCAGCTCAGCAAGTGA
- the INPPL1 gene encoding phosphatidylinositol 3,4,5-trisphosphate 5-phosphatase 2 isoform X3 yields the protein MASACGAPGPGGAGPGGALGSPAPAWYHRDLSRAAAEELLARAGRDGSFLVRDSESVAGAFALCVLYQKHVHTYRILPDGEDFLAVQTSQGVPVRRFQTLGELIGLYAQPNQGLVCALLLPVEREREPDPPDDRDASDGEDEKPPLPPRSGSTSISAPMGPGSPPAAPETPTTPAAESAPNGLSTVSHEYLKGSYGLDLEAVRGGASNLPHLTRTLATSCRRLHSEVDKVLSGLEILSKVFDQQSSPMVTRLLQQQNPPQTGEQELESLVLKLSVLKDFLSGIQKKALKALQDMSSTAPPAPLQPSIRKAKTIPVQAFEVKLDVTLGDLTKIGKSQKFTLSVDVEGGRLVLLRRQRDSQEDWTTFTHDRIRQLIKSQRVQNKLGVVFEKEKDRTQRKDFIFVSARKREAFCQLLQLMKNKHSKQDEPDMISVFIGTWNMGSVPPPKNVTSWFTSKGLGKTLDEVTVTIPHDIYVFGTQENSVGDREWLDLLRGGLKELTDLDYRPIAMQSLWNIKVAVLVKPEHENRISHVSTSSVKTGIANTLGNKGAVGVSFMFNGTSFGFVNCHLTSGNEKTARRNQNYLDILRLLSLGDRQLSAFDISLRFTHLFWFGDLNYRLDMDIQEILNYISRKEFEPLLRVDQLNLEREKHKVFLRFSEEEISFPPTYRYERGSRDTYAWHKQKPTGVRTNVPSWCDRILWKSYPETHIICNSYGCTDDIVTSDHSPVFGTFEVGVTSQFISKKGLSKTSDQAYIEFESIEAIVKTASRTKFFIEFYSTCLEEYKKSFENDAQSSDNINFLKVQWSSRQLPTLKPILADIEYLQDQHLLLTVKSMDGYESYGECVVALKSMIGSTAQQFLTFLSHRGEETGNIRGSMKVRVPTERLGTRERLYEWISIDKDEAGAKSKAPSVSRGSQDPRSGNRKPAPAEASCPLSRLFEEPEKPPPTGRPPAPPRAAPREEPLTSRLKAEGAPEPEGVAAPPPKNSFNNPAYYVLEGVPHQLLPPEPPSPARTPVPPATKNKVAITVPAPQLGRHRPPRVGEGSSSDEESGGTLPPPDFPPPPLPDSAIFLPPSLDPLTGPVVRGRSGGEARGPPPPKAHPRPPLPPGPSPTSTFLGEVASGDDRSCSVLQMAKTLSEVDYAPAGPGRSVLLPGPLELQPPRGLPSDYGRPLSFPPPRIRESIQEDLAEERHHRGGPGGGRGAGPGSQAPPSGHPAAQQVIAVALRICELSAPPRPY from the exons GTATCAGAAGCATGTGCATACATACAGAATTCTACCTGATGGAGAAGACTTCCTGGCCGTGCAG ACCTCGCAGGGCGTGCCCGTGCGCCGCTTCCAGACCCTGGGCGAGCTCATCGGCCTGTATGCCCAGCCCAACCAGGGCCTTGTGTGCGCCTTGCTGCTCCCTGTGGAGCGGGAGCGAGAGCCAGACCCACCAGACGACCGTGATGCCTCAG ATGGGGAGGATGAGAAGCCCCCGCTGCCCCCACGCTCTGGCTCCACCAGTATTTCTGCCCCCATGGGGCCCGGCAGCCCCCCAGCAGCCCCTGAGACTCCCACAACTCCAGCTGCTGAGAG TGCTCCCAACGGGCTGAGTACTGTCTCGCACGAGTACCTGAAGGGTAGCTACGGACTGGACCTGGAGGCTGTGCGAGGTGGAGCCAGCAACCTGCCCCATCTTACCCGCACCCTGGCCACCTCCTGCCGGAGGCTGCACAG TGAGGTGGACAAGGTCCTGTCGGGCCTGGAGATCCTGTCCAAGGTGTTTGACCAGCAGAGCTCTCCCATGGTGACCCGCCTTTTGCAGCAGCAG AATCCACCACAGACTGGGGAGCAGGAACTAGAGAGCCTGGTGCTGAAGCTGTCCGTGTTAAAGGATTTCCTGTCAGGCATCCAGAAAAAG GCCCTGAAGGCCCTGCAGGACATGAGCTCCACAGCCCCGCCGGCGCCGCTGCAGCCATCCATACGTAAGGCCAAGACCATCCCCGTGCAGGCCTTTGAG GTGAAGCTGGATGTGACCCTGGGTGACCTGACCAAGATTGGGAAGTCACAGAAGTTCACGCTGAGCGTGGATGTGGAGGGTGGGCGGCTGGTGCTGCTGCGGAGACAGCGGGACTCACAGGAGGACTGGACGACCTTCACACACGACCGCA TCCGCCAGCTCATTAAGTCCCAGCGTGTCCAGAACAAGCTGGGAGTTGTGTTTGAGAAGGAGAAGGATCGGACGCAGCGCAAGGACTTCATCTTTGTCAGTGCCCGG AAGCGGGAGGCCTTCTGCCAGCTGCTGCAGCTCATGAAGAACAAGCACTCGAAGCAAGATGAGCCGGACATGATCTCTGTCTTCATAGGCACCTGGAATATGG GAAGCGTACCACCTCCGAAAAACGTGACATCTTGGTTCACATCGAAGGGTCTAGGGAAAACCCTGGATGAAGTCACAGTGACCATACCCCATGACATCTATGTCTTTGGGACCCAGGAGAACTCGGTGGGCGACCGCGAGTGGCTGGACCTACTACGCGGGggcctcaaggagctcacagatCTGGATTACCGCCCG ATTGCCATGCAGTCACTGTGGAACATCAAGGTGGCTGTGCTGGTCAAGCCAGAGCACGAGAACCGAATCAGCCACGTCAGTACATCCAGCGTGAAGACTGGCATCGCCAACACCCTGG GAAACAAGGGGGCTGTGGGTGTCTCCTTCATGTTTAATGGCACCTCATTTGGCTTTGTGAATTGCCACCTTACCTCGGGAAATGAGAAAACTGCCCG GCGGAACCAGAACTACCTGGACATCCTGCGGCTGCTCTCACTAGGTGACCGACAGCTCAGTGCCTTTGACATCTCTCTGCGTTTCACTCACCTCTTCTGGTTTGGGGACCTCAACTACCGCCTGGACATGGATATCCAG GAGATCCTGAACTACATCAGCAGGaaggagtttgagcccctgctcAGAGTGGACCAGCTCAACTTGGAGCGTGAGAAACACAAGGTCTTTCTTCGATTCA GTGAGGAGGAGatctccttcccacccacctaCCGCTATGAGCGGGGTTCCCGGGACACATATGCCTGGCACAAGCAGAAGCCAACTGGG GTCCGGACCAATGTGCCTTCATGGTGTGACCGGATTCTCTGGAAATCCTACCCTGAGACCCACATCATCTGCAATTCCTATG GTTGCACTGATGACATCGTCACCAGCGACCACTCCCCTGTGTTTGGGACATTTGAGGTTGGAGTTACCTCTCAGTTCATCTCTAAGAAAG GTCTCTCAAAGACTTCGGACCAGGCCTACATTGAGTTTGAGAGCATTGAGGCCATTGTGAAGACAGCCAGCCGCACCAAGTTCTTCATTGAATTCTATTCCACCTGCCTGGAGG agTACAAGAAGAGCTTTGAGAATGATGCCCAGAGCAGTGACAACATCAACTTCCTCAAGGTGCAGTGGTCTTCACGCCAACTGCCCACG CTCAAGCCAATTCTGGCTGACATCGAGTACCTGCAGGACCAGCACCTCCTGCTCACGGTCAAATCCATGGATGGCTACGAATCCTatg GGGAGTGTGTGGTTGCACTCAAGTCCATGATTGGCAGCACAGCACAGCAGTTCCTGACCTTCCTGTCCCACCGTGGCGAGGAGACAGGCAACATCCGTGGCTCCATGAAGGTGCGGGTGCCCACAGAGCGCCTGGGCACCCGTGAGCGACTCTACG agTGGATCAGCATTGATAAGGACGAGGCAGGAGCAAAGAGCAAAGCCCCCTCTGTGTCTCGAGGCAGCCAGGATCCCAG GTCAGGGAACCGCAAGCCAGCCCCTGCAGAGGCCTCCTGCCCACTGTCCAGGTTATTCGAAGAACCAGAGAAACCACCACCAACTGggaggcccccagccccacctcgaGCCGCTCCCCGGGAGGAGCCCTTGACCTCCAG GTTGAAGGCAGAGGGGGCTCCAGAGCCGGAAGGGGTGGCGGCCCCCCCACCCAAGAACAGCTTCAATAACCCTGCCTACTACGTCCTTGAAGGGGTCCCACACCAGCTGCTGCCCCCGGAGCCACCCTCGCCTGCCAGGACCCCTGTCCCACCTGCCACCAAGAACAAAGTGGCCATCACAGTGCCTGCTCCACAGCTTGGGCGCCACCGGCCCCCCCGTGTGGGAGAGGGGAGCTCATCAGATGAGGAGTCTGGGGGCACACTGCCCCCTCCAGActttccaccaccaccactgccagaCTCGGCCATCTTCCTGCCCCCCAGCCTGGACCCTTTGACAGGGCCAGTGGTCAGGGGCCGCAGTGGGGGTGAGGCCCGTGGCCCACCACCTCCCAAGGCCCATCCAAGACCCCCACTACCCCCAGGCCCCTCACCTACCAGCACTTTCCTGGGGGAGGTAGCCAGTGGGGACGATCGTTCCTGCTCAGTGCTGCAGATGGCCAAGACGCTGAGTGAGGTGGACTATGCTCCTGCTGGGCCTGGCCGCTCAGTGCTTCTGCCAGGCCCCCTGGAGCTGCAGCCACCCCGAGGACTGCCCTCAGACTATGGTCGGCCTCTCAGCTTCCCTCCACCTCGCATCAGAGAGAGCATCCAGGAGGACCTGGCAGAGGAG CGACATCACCGAGGAGGACCTGGAGGAGGCCGGGGTGCAGGACCCGGCTCACAAGCGCCTCCTTCTGGACACCCTGCAGCTCAGCAAGTGATAGCGGTGGCACTGCGAATCTGCGAACTcagcgcccctccccgcccctacTAA
- the INPPL1 gene encoding phosphatidylinositol 3,4,5-trisphosphate 5-phosphatase 2 isoform X1, with amino-acid sequence MASACGAPGPGGAGPGGALGSPAPAWYHRDLSRAAAEELLARAGRDGSFLVRDSESVAGAFALCVLYQKHVHTYRILPDGEDFLAVQTSQGVPVRRFQTLGELIGLYAQPNQGLVCALLLPVEREREPDPPDDRDASDGEDEKPPLPPRSGSTSISAPMGPGSPPAAPETPTTPAAESAPNGLSTVSHEYLKGSYGLDLEAVRGGASNLPHLTRTLATSCRRLHSEVDKVLSGLEILSKVFDQQSSPMVTRLLQQQNPPQTGEQELESLVLKLSVLKDFLSGIQKKALKALQDMSSTAPPAPLQPSIRKAKTIPVQAFEVKLDVTLGDLTKIGKSQKFTLSVDVEGGRLVLLRRQRDSQEDWTTFTHDRIRQLIKSQRVQNKLGVVFEKEKDRTQRKDFIFVSARKREAFCQLLQLMKNKHSKQDEPDMISVFIGTWNMGSVPPPKNVTSWFTSKGLGKTLDEVTVTIPHDIYVFGTQENSVGDREWLDLLRGGLKELTDLDYRPIAMQSLWNIKVAVLVKPEHENRISHVSTSSVKTGIANTLGNKGAVGVSFMFNGTSFGFVNCHLTSGNEKTARRNQNYLDILRLLSLGDRQLSAFDISLRFTHLFWFGDLNYRLDMDIQEILNYISRKEFEPLLRVDQLNLEREKHKVFLRFSEEEISFPPTYRYERGSRDTYAWHKQKPTGVRTNVPSWCDRILWKSYPETHIICNSYGCTDDIVTSDHSPVFGTFEVGVTSQFISKKGLSKTSDQAYIEFESIEAIVKTASRTKFFIEFYSTCLEEYKKSFENDAQSSDNINFLKVQWSSRQLPTLKPILADIEYLQDQHLLLTVKSMDGYESYGECVVALKSMIGSTAQQFLTFLSHRGEETGNIRGSMKVRVPTERLGTRERLYEWISIDKDEAGAKSKAPSVSRGSQDPRSGNRKPAPAEASCPLSRLFEEPEKPPPTGRPPAPPRAAPREEPLTSRLKAEGAPEPEGVAAPPPKNSFNNPAYYVLEGVPHQLLPPEPPSPARTPVPPATKNKVAITVPAPQLGRHRPPRVGEGSSSDEESGGTLPPPDFPPPPLPDSAIFLPPSLDPLTGPVVRGRSGGEARGPPPPKAHPRPPLPPGPSPTSTFLGEVASGDDRSCSVLQMAKTLSEVDYAPAGPGRSVLLPGPLELQPPRGLPSDYGRPLSFPPPRIRESIQEDLAEEAPCPQGGRASGLGEAGMGAWLRAIGLERYEEGLVHNGWDDLEFLSLSYPYSDITEEDLEEAGVQDPAHKRLLLDTLQLSK; translated from the exons GTATCAGAAGCATGTGCATACATACAGAATTCTACCTGATGGAGAAGACTTCCTGGCCGTGCAG ACCTCGCAGGGCGTGCCCGTGCGCCGCTTCCAGACCCTGGGCGAGCTCATCGGCCTGTATGCCCAGCCCAACCAGGGCCTTGTGTGCGCCTTGCTGCTCCCTGTGGAGCGGGAGCGAGAGCCAGACCCACCAGACGACCGTGATGCCTCAG ATGGGGAGGATGAGAAGCCCCCGCTGCCCCCACGCTCTGGCTCCACCAGTATTTCTGCCCCCATGGGGCCCGGCAGCCCCCCAGCAGCCCCTGAGACTCCCACAACTCCAGCTGCTGAGAG TGCTCCCAACGGGCTGAGTACTGTCTCGCACGAGTACCTGAAGGGTAGCTACGGACTGGACCTGGAGGCTGTGCGAGGTGGAGCCAGCAACCTGCCCCATCTTACCCGCACCCTGGCCACCTCCTGCCGGAGGCTGCACAG TGAGGTGGACAAGGTCCTGTCGGGCCTGGAGATCCTGTCCAAGGTGTTTGACCAGCAGAGCTCTCCCATGGTGACCCGCCTTTTGCAGCAGCAG AATCCACCACAGACTGGGGAGCAGGAACTAGAGAGCCTGGTGCTGAAGCTGTCCGTGTTAAAGGATTTCCTGTCAGGCATCCAGAAAAAG GCCCTGAAGGCCCTGCAGGACATGAGCTCCACAGCCCCGCCGGCGCCGCTGCAGCCATCCATACGTAAGGCCAAGACCATCCCCGTGCAGGCCTTTGAG GTGAAGCTGGATGTGACCCTGGGTGACCTGACCAAGATTGGGAAGTCACAGAAGTTCACGCTGAGCGTGGATGTGGAGGGTGGGCGGCTGGTGCTGCTGCGGAGACAGCGGGACTCACAGGAGGACTGGACGACCTTCACACACGACCGCA TCCGCCAGCTCATTAAGTCCCAGCGTGTCCAGAACAAGCTGGGAGTTGTGTTTGAGAAGGAGAAGGATCGGACGCAGCGCAAGGACTTCATCTTTGTCAGTGCCCGG AAGCGGGAGGCCTTCTGCCAGCTGCTGCAGCTCATGAAGAACAAGCACTCGAAGCAAGATGAGCCGGACATGATCTCTGTCTTCATAGGCACCTGGAATATGG GAAGCGTACCACCTCCGAAAAACGTGACATCTTGGTTCACATCGAAGGGTCTAGGGAAAACCCTGGATGAAGTCACAGTGACCATACCCCATGACATCTATGTCTTTGGGACCCAGGAGAACTCGGTGGGCGACCGCGAGTGGCTGGACCTACTACGCGGGggcctcaaggagctcacagatCTGGATTACCGCCCG ATTGCCATGCAGTCACTGTGGAACATCAAGGTGGCTGTGCTGGTCAAGCCAGAGCACGAGAACCGAATCAGCCACGTCAGTACATCCAGCGTGAAGACTGGCATCGCCAACACCCTGG GAAACAAGGGGGCTGTGGGTGTCTCCTTCATGTTTAATGGCACCTCATTTGGCTTTGTGAATTGCCACCTTACCTCGGGAAATGAGAAAACTGCCCG GCGGAACCAGAACTACCTGGACATCCTGCGGCTGCTCTCACTAGGTGACCGACAGCTCAGTGCCTTTGACATCTCTCTGCGTTTCACTCACCTCTTCTGGTTTGGGGACCTCAACTACCGCCTGGACATGGATATCCAG GAGATCCTGAACTACATCAGCAGGaaggagtttgagcccctgctcAGAGTGGACCAGCTCAACTTGGAGCGTGAGAAACACAAGGTCTTTCTTCGATTCA GTGAGGAGGAGatctccttcccacccacctaCCGCTATGAGCGGGGTTCCCGGGACACATATGCCTGGCACAAGCAGAAGCCAACTGGG GTCCGGACCAATGTGCCTTCATGGTGTGACCGGATTCTCTGGAAATCCTACCCTGAGACCCACATCATCTGCAATTCCTATG GTTGCACTGATGACATCGTCACCAGCGACCACTCCCCTGTGTTTGGGACATTTGAGGTTGGAGTTACCTCTCAGTTCATCTCTAAGAAAG GTCTCTCAAAGACTTCGGACCAGGCCTACATTGAGTTTGAGAGCATTGAGGCCATTGTGAAGACAGCCAGCCGCACCAAGTTCTTCATTGAATTCTATTCCACCTGCCTGGAGG agTACAAGAAGAGCTTTGAGAATGATGCCCAGAGCAGTGACAACATCAACTTCCTCAAGGTGCAGTGGTCTTCACGCCAACTGCCCACG CTCAAGCCAATTCTGGCTGACATCGAGTACCTGCAGGACCAGCACCTCCTGCTCACGGTCAAATCCATGGATGGCTACGAATCCTatg GGGAGTGTGTGGTTGCACTCAAGTCCATGATTGGCAGCACAGCACAGCAGTTCCTGACCTTCCTGTCCCACCGTGGCGAGGAGACAGGCAACATCCGTGGCTCCATGAAGGTGCGGGTGCCCACAGAGCGCCTGGGCACCCGTGAGCGACTCTACG agTGGATCAGCATTGATAAGGACGAGGCAGGAGCAAAGAGCAAAGCCCCCTCTGTGTCTCGAGGCAGCCAGGATCCCAG GTCAGGGAACCGCAAGCCAGCCCCTGCAGAGGCCTCCTGCCCACTGTCCAGGTTATTCGAAGAACCAGAGAAACCACCACCAACTGggaggcccccagccccacctcgaGCCGCTCCCCGGGAGGAGCCCTTGACCTCCAG GTTGAAGGCAGAGGGGGCTCCAGAGCCGGAAGGGGTGGCGGCCCCCCCACCCAAGAACAGCTTCAATAACCCTGCCTACTACGTCCTTGAAGGGGTCCCACACCAGCTGCTGCCCCCGGAGCCACCCTCGCCTGCCAGGACCCCTGTCCCACCTGCCACCAAGAACAAAGTGGCCATCACAGTGCCTGCTCCACAGCTTGGGCGCCACCGGCCCCCCCGTGTGGGAGAGGGGAGCTCATCAGATGAGGAGTCTGGGGGCACACTGCCCCCTCCAGActttccaccaccaccactgccagaCTCGGCCATCTTCCTGCCCCCCAGCCTGGACCCTTTGACAGGGCCAGTGGTCAGGGGCCGCAGTGGGGGTGAGGCCCGTGGCCCACCACCTCCCAAGGCCCATCCAAGACCCCCACTACCCCCAGGCCCCTCACCTACCAGCACTTTCCTGGGGGAGGTAGCCAGTGGGGACGATCGTTCCTGCTCAGTGCTGCAGATGGCCAAGACGCTGAGTGAGGTGGACTATGCTCCTGCTGGGCCTGGCCGCTCAGTGCTTCTGCCAGGCCCCCTGGAGCTGCAGCCACCCCGAGGACTGCCCTCAGACTATGGTCGGCCTCTCAGCTTCCCTCCACCTCGCATCAGAGAGAGCATCCAGGAGGACCTGGCAGAGGAG GCTCCGTGCCCGCAGGGCGGGCGGGCCAGCGGGCTGGGCGAGGCGGGCATGGGCGCCTGGCTGCGGGCCATCGGTTTGGAGCGCTATGAGGAGGGCCTGGTGCACAATGGCTGGGACGACCTGGAGTTTctcag CCTATCTTACCCCTACAGCGACATCACCGAGGAGGACCTGGAGGAGGCCGGGGTGCAGGACCCGGCTCACAAGCGCCTCCTTCTGGACACCCTGCAGCTCAGCAAGTGA